In Halorussus limi, a genomic segment contains:
- the menC gene encoding o-succinylbenzoate synthase encodes MIGAVRPFSLPLADPLDTARGTIERRDGLLVRLEADDGAVGVGEATPLPGWTEHYDECESVLADAVEAVDGGADPDDLLGDLDSTPAARHAFDLALADLRASREGVPLYRRLGESGDDPDSAGDESARVESVPVNATVGDAPVAETVAEAERAAKAGFECLKVKVGARQLSADVERIEAVADALPETELRADANAAWTRQQAQQFLDAVGDRLSYVEQPLAPTDIAGLAALSGPVALDETLAEVEFGDALDADPDAVILKPMALGGPRAAVGVAERAREAGVEPVVTTTIDGAVARTAAVHVAAAIPDVPACGLATRKLLESDLGPDIAPVADGRAVVPQGEGNGTADTWGHHD; translated from the coding sequence ATGATTGGCGCCGTTCGCCCCTTCTCGCTCCCGCTGGCCGACCCCCTCGACACCGCTCGGGGAACCATCGAGCGCCGCGACGGACTGCTGGTCAGACTGGAGGCCGACGACGGCGCCGTCGGGGTCGGGGAGGCGACGCCGCTTCCGGGGTGGACCGAACACTACGACGAGTGCGAGTCGGTCCTCGCCGACGCCGTCGAGGCCGTGGACGGCGGAGCCGACCCCGACGACCTGCTCGGGGACCTCGACTCGACCCCGGCCGCCCGCCACGCGTTCGACCTCGCGCTCGCGGACCTGCGCGCCTCTCGCGAGGGCGTCCCGCTGTATCGCCGCCTCGGCGAGTCCGGAGACGACCCCGACTCCGCCGGAGACGAGTCGGCGCGCGTCGAGAGCGTCCCCGTCAACGCGACGGTCGGCGACGCGCCCGTCGCGGAGACCGTCGCCGAGGCCGAGCGCGCCGCGAAGGCGGGCTTCGAGTGCCTGAAGGTCAAGGTCGGCGCGCGCCAGTTGTCGGCCGACGTGGAGCGAATCGAGGCCGTGGCCGACGCGCTCCCCGAGACGGAACTGCGGGCCGACGCCAACGCGGCGTGGACCCGCCAGCAGGCCCAGCAGTTCCTCGACGCGGTCGGCGACCGGCTTTCCTACGTCGAGCAACCGCTGGCCCCGACGGACATCGCGGGCCTCGCCGCGCTCTCGGGACCGGTCGCGCTGGACGAGACGCTCGCGGAGGTCGAGTTCGGGGACGCGCTCGACGCCGACCCGGACGCAGTAATCCTGAAACCGATGGCGCTCGGCGGCCCGCGCGCCGCGGTCGGGGTCGCCGAGCGCGCCCGCGAGGCGGGCGTCGAACCGGTGGTGACCACGACTATCGACGGCGCGGTGGCCCGGACCGCCGCGGTCCACGTCGCGGCCGCGATTCCCGACGTTCCGGCCTGCGGACTCGCCACCCGGAAACTGCTGGAGTCTGACCTCGGCCCGGACATCGCCCCGGTCGCCGACGGCCGGGCGGTCGTCCCGCAGGGCGAGGGCAACGGCACCGCGGACACGTGGGGACACCATGACTGA
- a CDS encoding 1,4-dihydroxy-2-naphthoate polyprenyltransferase, which translates to MSDMATEHSRREAWLMAARPHTLPAAAAPVVVGVGLAVHEGTFAALPALAAFVGAALIQIGTNFANDYYDAVKGVDTDEREGFTRVTQSGLIAPESVKRAMYATFGLAILVGVYLVYVGGLPILVVGLASVVSGIAYAGGPYPLGSHGLGDLFVFVFFGVVAVMGTFYVQAASKLAGAFPTGIPAGTVTLAAFVASLPVAAISTNILVVNNVRDLETDREAGKKTLAVLVGYRASRAEFVGLLALSYAVPVWFWLARGYSPAVLLPLATVPYAATIARTMLTDTSGEALNPALEQTGKLLAAHSVLFALGLIV; encoded by the coding sequence ATGAGCGACATGGCTACCGAACACTCCCGCCGCGAGGCGTGGCTGATGGCCGCCCGGCCTCACACGCTCCCGGCGGCCGCCGCCCCCGTCGTCGTCGGCGTCGGTCTCGCCGTCCACGAGGGCACGTTCGCCGCCCTCCCGGCGCTGGCGGCGTTCGTCGGCGCGGCACTCATCCAAATCGGCACCAATTTCGCCAACGACTACTACGACGCCGTGAAGGGCGTGGACACCGACGAGCGCGAGGGGTTCACTCGCGTCACCCAGTCCGGCCTCATCGCCCCGGAGTCGGTCAAGCGCGCGATGTACGCCACGTTCGGACTGGCGATACTCGTCGGCGTCTACCTCGTGTACGTCGGCGGACTCCCCATCCTCGTCGTCGGCCTCGCGAGCGTCGTCTCCGGCATCGCCTACGCCGGGGGTCCCTACCCGCTCGGGTCGCACGGTCTCGGCGACCTGTTCGTCTTCGTCTTCTTCGGCGTCGTCGCCGTGATGGGCACCTTCTACGTGCAGGCCGCCAGTAAACTCGCCGGGGCCTTCCCCACGGGAATCCCGGCGGGGACCGTCACGCTCGCGGCGTTCGTCGCCAGCCTCCCGGTCGCGGCCATCTCCACGAACATCCTCGTGGTGAACAACGTCCGGGACCTCGAAACCGACCGCGAGGCGGGCAAGAAGACGCTCGCGGTCCTCGTGGGCTACCGGGCCAGCAGGGCCGAGTTCGTCGGTCTGCTCGCGCTCTCGTACGCCGTTCCCGTCTGGTTCTGGCTGGCGCGGGGCTACTCCCCGGCGGTCCTCCTGCCGCTGGCGACGGTTCCCTACGCCGCCACGATTGCGCGGACGATGCTGACCGACACCTCCGGCGAGGCGCTCAACCCCGCGCTGGAACAGACGGGCAAGCTACTGGCCGCCCACTCGGTCCTGTTCGCGCTGGGTCTGATCGTATGA
- the menE gene encoding o-succinylbenzoate--CoA ligase, producing the protein MTDGRTTRNHDEEMHDWLAERVRTSPEATALVEAEDGAEWSYAELDSAVEETAARLAALGLEPGDHLGVLMETRVAFVRLVHAAMRLGAVLVPLNARLARPELARQAETADLNLLVCERETESEAVAISEVPVASVDAPQREGEDAVAALRQRDSAGFDPASWSRADPQAMLFTSGTTGDPKAVSLSMGNFLASATASAFRLGVTPDDSWLLCLSMYHMGGLSVVLRSALYGTTVVLQEGFDAEDAADAMAEFGVTGVSLVPTMLRRMLDARDSLANSLRFVLLGGAPASEELLSRCEARGVPVHPTFGMTETASQIATARPREAFEHRGTVGRPMLWTDLTVVGEDCNPLPAGETGELVVSGPTVMRGYYGDPAATAEAFGEYGFHTGDVGYRDDAGRVWVLNRREDRIITGGENVHPGEVVEALREHPDVRDAAVVGLDDDEWGERVAALVVPEDGADLTGETVEDFCDDRLAGYKRPRTVAFAHELPRTASGTVEREAVRERLRRERDA; encoded by the coding sequence ATGACTGACGGGAGAACTACTCGAAATCACGACGAAGAGATGCACGACTGGCTGGCCGAACGAGTGCGGACCTCCCCCGAGGCGACGGCGCTGGTCGAGGCGGAGGATGGAGCGGAGTGGAGTTACGCCGAACTCGATTCGGCGGTCGAGGAGACCGCCGCCCGACTCGCGGCGCTCGGTCTCGAACCGGGCGACCACCTCGGCGTCCTGATGGAGACCCGAGTCGCGTTCGTCCGACTGGTCCACGCCGCGATGCGACTCGGGGCGGTTCTGGTCCCCCTCAACGCGCGTCTCGCCCGGCCGGAGTTGGCCCGGCAGGCCGAGACGGCGGACCTGAACCTGCTCGTCTGCGAGCGCGAGACCGAGAGCGAGGCGGTAGCGATTTCCGAGGTGCCGGTCGCGTCGGTCGACGCTCCCCAGCGAGAGGGAGAGGACGCCGTGGCGGCCCTTCGCCAGCGCGACTCCGCGGGATTCGACCCGGCATCGTGGTCCCGCGCGGACCCGCAGGCGATGCTGTTCACCTCGGGCACGACCGGCGACCCGAAGGCGGTGTCGCTGTCGATGGGGAACTTCCTCGCGAGCGCCACCGCCTCGGCCTTCCGACTCGGCGTGACGCCCGACGATAGCTGGCTGCTCTGCCTGTCGATGTACCACATGGGCGGGCTATCGGTCGTCCTCCGGTCGGCGCTCTACGGGACGACGGTGGTCCTGCAGGAGGGCTTCGACGCCGAAGACGCCGCGGACGCGATGGCCGAGTTCGGCGTCACGGGCGTCTCGCTCGTCCCGACGATGCTCCGTCGGATGCTCGACGCGCGCGACTCGCTGGCCAACTCCCTGCGGTTCGTCCTGCTGGGCGGTGCGCCAGCGTCCGAAGAACTGCTTTCGCGGTGCGAGGCCCGCGGCGTGCCGGTCCACCCGACCTTCGGCATGACCGAGACCGCCTCCCAAATCGCCACGGCCCGGCCCCGCGAGGCGTTCGAGCATCGGGGAACCGTCGGGCGGCCCATGCTGTGGACCGACCTGACCGTGGTCGGTGAGGACTGCAACCCCCTGCCCGCGGGCGAGACCGGCGAACTCGTCGTCTCCGGGCCGACCGTGATGAGAGGCTACTACGGCGACCCGGCGGCGACCGCCGAGGCCTTCGGCGAGTACGGTTTCCACACCGGCGACGTGGGCTACCGCGACGACGCCGGACGCGTCTGGGTACTGAACCGGCGCGAGGACCGCATCATCACCGGCGGGGAGAACGTCCACCCCGGCGAGGTGGTCGAGGCCCTGCGCGAGCATCCCGACGTGCGGGACGCCGCGGTCGTCGGACTGGACGACGACGAGTGGGGCGAGCGAGTCGCCGCGCTGGTGGTTCCCGAAGATGGCGCAGACCTCACGGGAGAGACCGTCGAAGACTTCTGCGACGACCGACTCGCGGGCTACAAGCGACCCCGAACGGTCGCGTTCGCCCACGAGTTGCCCAGAACCGCCTCGGGGACCGTCGAGCGCGAGGCGGTCCGGGAGCGACTTCGCCGCGAGCGCGATGCGTAG